Proteins encoded within one genomic window of Saccharopolyspora pogona:
- a CDS encoding glycosyltransferase yields MLPIVPLIWAARAAGHEVLVATTAVMTDVGARAGLPVVDVFPDHDVWDVLLRGINAREKSPELERLGVAKGMSEAYEKATQAGSPFGLFTLTMTEGTIDAGRAFGADLVVHTTDHAAGRLAAVALGVPVLEVGNRVSWSSRDGDFRDGRNFYENDEITLALRDKLGIPDGWPRVIARIDPRAPSMGGLVGDEPDKEDGVPWWSMRFVPFNGGAVVPEWALRRPERPLVGVTLGTVVPIMSGISSLSVVIEALGALDVEVVLATGQTDLAELGTLPANVRSVGFLPLSTFLPTASLMVHHGGSGTTAAPLHYGVPQLVLPAFADNPMSAQRVVDRGVGLSHDPATADVATVRSMAERLLTEPEFRAAAREVSEEMATQPSPSSIIERATALVGQ; encoded by the coding sequence ATGTTGCCGATCGTCCCGTTGATCTGGGCGGCTCGGGCTGCCGGGCACGAAGTTCTGGTCGCGACCACCGCCGTGATGACCGATGTCGGCGCACGCGCCGGGTTGCCCGTCGTCGACGTGTTCCCGGATCACGACGTGTGGGACGTGCTGCTGCGCGGGATCAATGCGAGGGAGAAGTCGCCGGAGCTCGAGCGGCTCGGCGTGGCCAAGGGGATGTCCGAGGCGTACGAGAAGGCCACGCAGGCGGGCAGCCCGTTCGGGTTGTTCACGCTGACGATGACCGAAGGCACCATCGACGCCGGGCGGGCGTTCGGCGCGGATCTCGTCGTCCACACCACCGACCACGCGGCCGGGCGGCTGGCCGCGGTGGCGCTCGGGGTGCCGGTGCTGGAGGTGGGCAACCGCGTCTCCTGGTCGTCGCGGGACGGGGATTTCCGAGACGGGCGCAATTTCTACGAGAACGACGAGATCACCCTCGCGCTGCGCGACAAGCTGGGCATTCCCGATGGTTGGCCGCGGGTGATCGCGCGGATCGATCCGCGGGCGCCCAGCATGGGCGGGCTGGTCGGCGACGAGCCGGACAAGGAGGACGGCGTCCCCTGGTGGTCGATGCGGTTCGTGCCGTTCAACGGTGGCGCGGTGGTTCCGGAGTGGGCTCTGCGGCGGCCGGAGCGGCCGCTGGTCGGCGTCACGCTCGGGACCGTGGTGCCGATCATGTCCGGGATCAGCAGCCTGTCCGTGGTGATCGAGGCGCTCGGTGCGCTGGACGTGGAGGTGGTCCTGGCGACCGGCCAGACCGATCTCGCCGAGCTCGGGACGCTCCCGGCCAACGTGCGCTCCGTCGGCTTCCTCCCGCTGTCGACGTTCCTGCCGACCGCTTCGCTGATGGTGCACCACGGTGGTTCCGGCACCACCGCCGCGCCGCTGCACTACGGGGTTCCTCAGCTGGTCCTGCCCGCTTTCGCGGACAATCCGATGTCGGCGCAGCGGGTCGTGGACCGGGGTGTCGGGCTGTCCCACGATCCGGCCACTGCGGACGTCGCCACGGTGCGGTCGATGGCCGAGCGGCTGCTCACCGAGCCCGAGTTCCGCGCGGCGGCGCGCGAGGTGAGCGAGGAGATGGCCACCCAGCCCAGCCCGTCGTCGATCATCGAGCGCGCGACCGCGCTCGTCGGCCAGTAG
- a CDS encoding GNAT family N-acetyltransferase, with protein sequence MSETQLLASAAPSAAADAHYSLLVARDSDEVHAAQRLRYQVFAEEMGATVTGREFGVDRDSFDDYCDHLIVRDDRSGAVVGTYRMLPPDRAKAAGMLYSETEFDLSALDPLRPSLVETGRSCVHPDHRNGAVVSLVWTGIARYMLLHGHTMLAGCASVPLDDGGGQAAHVWNTVSGKHYAPEEHRVRPYRPWESFEVTGRAPMPPLLKGYLRLGAQVCGPPAHDPDFGVADYFVLLDLKRADQRYLRFFLGDAA encoded by the coding sequence ATGTCCGAGACGCAGCTGCTGGCCAGTGCCGCACCGAGTGCGGCGGCCGACGCCCACTACTCGCTGCTGGTCGCCAGAGACTCCGACGAAGTGCACGCCGCGCAACGCCTGCGCTACCAGGTGTTCGCCGAGGAGATGGGGGCCACGGTCACCGGTCGCGAATTCGGCGTCGACCGGGATTCCTTCGACGACTACTGTGACCATCTGATCGTCCGCGACGACCGCTCCGGCGCGGTGGTCGGGACCTACCGGATGCTGCCGCCGGATCGGGCGAAGGCAGCCGGAATGCTCTATTCGGAAACCGAGTTCGACCTTTCGGCGCTCGACCCGCTGCGCCCATCGCTGGTGGAGACCGGGCGGTCGTGCGTGCACCCGGACCACCGCAACGGCGCCGTCGTCAGTCTGGTGTGGACCGGGATCGCGCGGTACATGCTGCTGCACGGTCACACCATGCTCGCGGGTTGTGCTTCGGTGCCGCTGGACGACGGAGGCGGTCAGGCAGCGCACGTGTGGAACACGGTGTCGGGGAAGCACTACGCGCCGGAGGAACACCGCGTGCGCCCGTACCGGCCTTGGGAGTCGTTCGAGGTCACCGGACGTGCGCCGATGCCGCCGCTGCTCAAGGGGTACCTGCGGCTTGGTGCTCAGGTGTGCGGGCCTCCGGCGCACGATCCGGACTTCGGCGTGGCCGACTACTTTGTGCTCCTGGACCTCAAGCGCGCCGATCAGCGGTACCTGCGCTTCTTCCTGGGCGACGCGGCATGA
- the hrpA gene encoding ATP-dependent RNA helicase HrpA, producing MLHDQRRLRRRIEEARKIRDPQALQAVTAEIAGDVEAAERRLEQRRGNVPKISYPEALPVSQRRDDLLAAIRDNQVVIVAGETGSGKTTQLPKMCLELGRGIQGMIGHTQPRRLAARTVAERVAEELDTELGSAIGYQVRFTERAGADTLVKLMTDGILLAEIQHDRLLRRYDTLIIDEAHERSLNIDFILGYLKQLLPRRPDLKVIITSATIDPERFSRHFDDAPVIEVSGRTYPVELRYRPLLDDSDETEDVVRDQTQAICDAVDELCAEGPGDILVFLSGEREIRDAADALKQQNLRNSEVLPLYARLTAAEQHRVFQPHSGRRIVLSTNVAETSLTVPGIKYVIDPGTARISRYSFRTKVQRLPIEPVSQASANQRKGRCGRVSEGICIRLYSEEDFESRPEFTDPEILRTHLASVILQMTSLGLGEIESFPFLEPPDRRQITDGVNLLHELGALDRSKTELHKRLTPVGRKLAQLPIDPRLARMVLEADRNGCVRDVLVIAAALSIQDPRERPAEKQQAADQKHARFVDKDAESDFLAYLSMWRYLRTQQKELSSNQFRKLCRTDFLNYLRVREWQDLYGQLRQMVKSMGMTLGDQHADAARIHQSVLAGLLSHIGLKDVEKKTEKKSGPPGRGSNEYQGARNARFAVFPGSSLFKKPPRWVMAAELVETSRLWARIAARIEPDWVEQLAQHLVKRSYSEPHWEKDRAAVIAAERVTLYGVPLVVGRKVNYGRIDPELSRELFIRHALVEGDWDTRHAFFRENRAMLDEVEDLEERARRRDILVDDETLFEFYDQRIGADVVSGRHFDAWWTKTAKERPDLLNFEKSMLINRESAAVSDQDYPDFWLQGGHRLPLSYQFEPGADADGVTVHIPLAVLNQIEPDGFDWQIPGLREELVTALLKSLPKTVRRNFVPAPDFAKAALSRMTSPDGALLDGLQRQLQSMTGVVVPRSEWDLHRVPDHLTMTFRVVDGKGCRLAESKDLESLKQRLKPKLRAEISAAADDVEQSGLRSWDFGRLPRTFEQQRSGHAVKAYPALVDERDSVAVRMFDTEEEQQHALWDGTRRLLLLILPSPVKSIQRGMSSTTRLVLGSSRYGDLAAVLDDCVSCAVDKLMTDNGGPVWDEAAFDSLQNKVRAWLGEVTVEAVSKVEQVLVAAQRVEALLADQPAGLHADAISDIRVQLDGLLHPGFVTRTGFARLSDLARYLRAIEQRLDKLQYHPQRDRDWMFQVDEVQQRYRDLLAGVPQGRSPSEALRSIGWLIEELRVSLFAQTLGTSQPVSVKRIHRAMDKLER from the coding sequence ATGCTGCACGACCAGCGTCGGCTGCGTCGTCGCATCGAGGAAGCCCGCAAGATCCGCGATCCGCAGGCACTGCAGGCCGTGACGGCCGAGATCGCCGGCGACGTCGAGGCCGCGGAGCGGCGGCTCGAGCAGCGCCGGGGCAACGTGCCCAAGATCAGCTACCCCGAGGCGCTGCCGGTCAGCCAGCGCCGGGACGACCTGCTCGCGGCGATCCGCGACAACCAGGTCGTCATCGTCGCTGGCGAGACCGGCTCCGGAAAGACGACGCAGCTGCCGAAGATGTGCCTGGAGCTGGGCCGAGGCATCCAGGGCATGATCGGCCACACCCAGCCCCGGCGGCTGGCCGCCCGCACCGTTGCCGAACGCGTCGCCGAGGAACTCGACACCGAGCTCGGCAGCGCCATCGGCTACCAGGTGCGCTTCACCGAGCGGGCCGGCGCCGACACCCTGGTCAAGCTGATGACCGACGGCATCCTGCTGGCCGAGATCCAGCACGACCGGCTGCTGCGGCGCTACGACACGCTGATCATCGACGAGGCGCACGAGCGCAGCCTGAACATCGACTTCATCCTCGGCTACCTCAAGCAGCTGCTGCCGCGCCGCCCCGACCTGAAGGTGATCATCACCTCGGCCACCATCGACCCGGAGCGCTTCTCGCGGCATTTCGACGACGCGCCGGTGATCGAGGTCTCCGGGCGCACCTACCCGGTCGAGTTGCGGTACCGCCCGCTGCTGGACGACTCGGACGAGACCGAGGACGTGGTGCGCGACCAGACGCAGGCCATCTGCGACGCGGTGGATGAGCTCTGCGCCGAGGGGCCGGGCGACATCCTGGTCTTCCTCAGCGGTGAACGGGAGATCCGGGACGCCGCCGACGCCCTGAAGCAGCAGAACCTGCGCAACAGCGAGGTCCTGCCGCTGTACGCGCGGCTGACGGCTGCCGAGCAGCACCGCGTGTTCCAGCCGCACAGCGGTCGGCGGATCGTGTTGTCCACCAACGTGGCCGAGACCTCGCTGACGGTGCCCGGCATCAAGTACGTCATCGACCCCGGCACCGCCCGCATCTCCCGGTACAGCTTCCGGACGAAGGTGCAGCGGCTGCCCATCGAACCGGTCTCGCAGGCGTCCGCGAACCAGCGGAAGGGCCGCTGCGGCCGGGTTTCCGAAGGTATCTGCATCCGGCTGTACTCCGAGGAGGACTTCGAGTCCCGCCCCGAGTTCACCGATCCGGAGATCCTGCGCACCCACCTGGCCTCGGTCATCCTGCAGATGACCTCGCTGGGGCTGGGCGAGATCGAGTCGTTCCCGTTCCTGGAGCCGCCGGACCGCCGCCAGATCACCGACGGCGTCAACCTGCTCCACGAACTGGGCGCGCTGGACCGCTCGAAGACCGAGCTGCACAAGCGGCTGACCCCGGTCGGCCGCAAGCTCGCCCAGCTCCCGATCGACCCGCGGCTGGCCCGGATGGTCCTCGAAGCGGACCGCAACGGCTGCGTGCGCGACGTGCTCGTCATCGCCGCCGCGCTGTCCATTCAGGACCCCCGCGAACGACCGGCGGAAAAGCAGCAGGCCGCCGACCAGAAGCACGCGCGGTTCGTCGACAAGGACGCCGAGTCCGACTTCCTCGCCTACCTCAGCATGTGGCGGTACCTGCGCACCCAGCAGAAGGAACTGTCGTCCAACCAGTTCCGGAAGCTGTGCCGGACCGACTTCCTCAACTACCTGCGGGTCCGCGAGTGGCAGGACCTCTACGGCCAGCTGCGGCAGATGGTCAAGTCGATGGGCATGACCCTCGGCGACCAGCACGCCGACGCGGCGCGGATCCACCAGTCGGTGCTGGCCGGTCTGCTGTCGCACATCGGTCTCAAGGACGTGGAGAAGAAGACCGAGAAGAAGTCGGGGCCGCCCGGGCGCGGTTCGAACGAGTACCAGGGCGCGCGCAACGCCCGGTTCGCCGTGTTCCCCGGGTCGTCGCTGTTCAAGAAGCCGCCGCGCTGGGTGATGGCCGCGGAACTGGTGGAGACCTCCCGCCTCTGGGCGCGCATCGCCGCTCGCATCGAACCGGACTGGGTGGAACAACTCGCGCAGCACCTGGTCAAGCGCAGTTACAGCGAGCCGCACTGGGAGAAGGACCGCGCCGCGGTGATCGCCGCCGAACGGGTCACCCTCTACGGCGTGCCGCTCGTGGTCGGCCGCAAGGTCAACTACGGGCGCATCGACCCGGAGCTGAGCCGCGAGCTGTTCATCCGGCACGCGCTGGTGGAGGGCGACTGGGACACCCGGCACGCGTTCTTCCGCGAGAACCGGGCGATGCTCGACGAGGTCGAGGACCTCGAAGAGCGCGCCAGGCGGCGCGACATCCTGGTGGACGACGAGACGCTGTTCGAGTTCTACGACCAGCGAATCGGCGCGGACGTGGTTTCCGGCAGGCACTTCGACGCGTGGTGGACGAAGACCGCCAAGGAACGGCCGGACCTGCTCAACTTCGAGAAATCGATGTTGATCAACCGGGAATCGGCGGCGGTCAGCGACCAGGACTACCCGGACTTCTGGTTGCAGGGCGGTCACCGGCTGCCGCTGTCCTACCAGTTCGAACCCGGCGCCGACGCCGACGGGGTGACCGTGCACATCCCGCTGGCCGTGCTCAACCAGATCGAACCGGACGGCTTCGACTGGCAGATCCCGGGCCTGCGCGAGGAACTCGTGACGGCACTGCTGAAGTCGCTGCCGAAGACCGTGCGCCGGAACTTCGTCCCGGCCCCGGACTTCGCCAAGGCGGCGCTGTCCCGCATGACCTCGCCGGACGGCGCGCTGCTGGACGGCCTGCAGCGGCAGCTCCAGAGCATGACCGGGGTGGTGGTGCCGCGCTCCGAGTGGGACCTCCACCGGGTGCCCGACCACCTGACGATGACCTTCCGGGTCGTGGACGGCAAGGGGTGCAGGCTCGCCGAGTCCAAGGACCTGGAGTCGCTCAAGCAGCGGCTGAAACCCAAGCTGCGCGCGGAGATCTCCGCCGCTGCGGACGACGTCGAGCAGAGCGGGTTGCGCTCCTGGGACTTCGGCCGGTTGCCGCGCACCTTCGAGCAGCAGCGGTCGGGGCACGCCGTGAAGGCGTACCCGGCGTTGGTCGACGAACGGGACAGCGTCGCGGTGCGGATGTTCGACACCGAAGAGGAGCAGCAGCACGCGCTGTGGGACGGCACCCGCCGGCTGTTGCTGCTGATCCTCCCGTCGCCGGTGAAGTCCATCCAGCGGGGGATGAGCAGCACCACCCGGCTGGTGCTGGGCAGCAGCCGGTACGGCGACCTCGCCGCCGTGCTCGACGACTGCGTGAGCTGCGCCGTCGACAAGCTGATGACGGACAACGGCGGGCCGGTGTGGGACGAGGCGGCGTTCGACTCCCTCCAGAACAAGGTGCGGGCATGGCTGGGTGAGGTCACCGTCGAAGCGGTGTCCAAAGTGGAGCAGGTCTTGGTGGCGGCGCAGCGGGTGGAGGCGTTGTTGGCCGACCAGCCTGCAGGGCTGCACGCCGACGCGATCTCCGACATCCGCGTCCAGCTGGACGGGCTGCTGCATCCCGGCTTCGTGACCAGAACGGGTTTCGCGCGGCTGTCCGATCTGGCGCGCTACCTGCGGGCGATCGAGCAGCGGCTGGACAAGCTCCAATACCACCCGCAGCGCGACCGGGACTGGATGTTCCAAGTGGACGAGGTCCAGCAGCGCTATCGGGATCTGTTGGCCGGGGTGCCGCAGGGGCGTTCCCCGAGCGAGGCGTTGCGGAGCATCGGATGGCTCATCGAGGAGCTGCGGGTGAGCCTGTTCGCGCAGACGCTCGGCACGTCGCAGCCGGTGTCGGTGAAGCGCATCCACCGCGCGATGGACAAGTTGGAGCGCTGA
- a CDS encoding lysophospholipid acyltransferase family protein has product MNQWTPASPCGPDCLPPRDKQAEVGLPRVVLRLGGTVGLLLVGCVLTLALPVLPAAWRDRALRTWFRMLLCVLGVGLAFEERIPPGGALVVSNHVSWLDVVTLQALHPMRMLAKVEVRSWPLLGSLAGRAGTIYIDRDRLSALPDAVRTIADELRAGAVIGAFPEGTTWCGRASGRFRPAVFQAAVDAGVRMQPVALVFRTEAGEPTTAAAFLGDATLVDSVLAVARMRGLVVELVVLPELVGTDRRELAEQAQSAIVAATGASPGHQASPEHRSAHDLAA; this is encoded by the coding sequence ATGAACCAGTGGACGCCCGCGTCGCCGTGCGGGCCGGATTGCCTTCCGCCGCGCGACAAGCAGGCGGAGGTGGGGCTGCCCCGGGTGGTGCTGCGGCTGGGCGGCACCGTCGGGTTGTTGCTGGTCGGGTGCGTCCTCACGCTGGCGCTGCCGGTGCTGCCGGCGGCTTGGCGGGATCGGGCGTTGCGGACGTGGTTCCGGATGCTGTTGTGCGTTCTGGGAGTCGGCCTCGCGTTCGAGGAGCGGATTCCGCCGGGCGGCGCGCTGGTGGTCAGCAACCACGTTTCGTGGCTGGACGTCGTAACGCTCCAGGCGCTTCACCCGATGCGGATGCTGGCCAAGGTCGAGGTCCGGTCCTGGCCGCTGCTGGGGTCGCTCGCCGGGCGGGCCGGCACCATTTACATCGATCGCGACCGGCTGTCGGCGCTGCCCGACGCGGTGCGGACGATCGCCGACGAGTTGCGCGCGGGGGCCGTGATCGGTGCCTTCCCGGAGGGAACGACCTGGTGCGGGCGGGCTTCCGGGCGGTTCCGGCCGGCCGTCTTCCAGGCCGCGGTGGATGCGGGTGTGCGGATGCAGCCGGTTGCGCTGGTCTTCCGGACCGAGGCCGGCGAGCCGACCACTGCGGCGGCGTTCCTGGGCGATGCCACGCTGGTCGATTCGGTCCTCGCGGTGGCGCGGATGCGGGGCCTGGTCGTGGAATTGGTGGTGTTGCCCGAGTTGGTCGGCACCGACCGCCGGGAGTTGGCCGAGCAGGCCCAGTCCGCGATCGTTGCGGCCACCGGTGCTTCGCCGGGCCACCAGGCTTCGCCGGAGCACCGCAGCGCACACGACCTCGCCGCATAA
- the rnhA gene encoding ribonuclease HI: protein MQRTTDRVDLYTDGACSGNPGPGGWGVVLRYGDHERELYGKDAATTNNKMELMAVIEGLAALTRPMPTVRIYTDSTYVLKGITQWMHGWKRNGWLTSAKQPVKNADLWQRLDSECARHGDVQWEWVKGHNGHPENERADRLACQGRDEARAG, encoded by the coding sequence ATGCAGCGAACGACCGACCGCGTCGACCTCTACACCGACGGCGCATGCAGCGGGAACCCTGGCCCCGGCGGCTGGGGCGTCGTGCTGCGCTACGGCGACCACGAGCGCGAGCTCTACGGCAAGGACGCCGCGACGACGAACAACAAGATGGAGCTCATGGCGGTCATCGAGGGCTTGGCCGCGCTGACGCGGCCGATGCCGACTGTCCGCATCTACACGGACAGCACGTACGTGCTCAAGGGCATCACGCAGTGGATGCACGGTTGGAAGCGCAACGGCTGGCTGACGTCCGCGAAGCAGCCGGTCAAGAACGCCGACCTGTGGCAGCGCCTGGACTCGGAATGCGCGCGCCACGGCGACGTGCAGTGGGAATGGGTGAAGGGGCACAACGGCCACCCGGAGAACGAGCGCGCCGACCGGCTCGCCTGCCAGGGCCGGGACGAAGCTCGCGCGGGTTGA
- a CDS encoding MFS transporter — protein sequence MESPTSQLHRRAGSGHHPRHIRGHGLGTALPTIVAELGAQHWYSWSFTVFLAASAIGTVLGGRQADRRGPALPLLLALPTFAVGLIVAAAAHSILVLLVARVLQGCGGGVAGCSSSRST from the coding sequence GTGGAATCCCCAACGTCGCAGCTTCACCGCCGGGCTGGTTCTGGTCATCACCCTCGTCACATTCGAGGCCATGGGCTGGGCACCGCGCTGCCCACGATCGTCGCCGAACTCGGCGCGCAGCACTGGTATTCCTGGTCGTTCACCGTCTTCCTGGCGGCCAGCGCGATCGGCACGGTGCTCGGCGGTAGGCAAGCGGATCGGCGCGGGCCCGCGCTTCCGCTGCTGCTCGCGCTGCCGACGTTCGCTGTCGGGCTGATCGTCGCCGCCGCTGCGCACAGCATCCTGGTGCTGCTCGTCGCCCGTGTGCTGCAGGGCTGCGGTGGCGGGGTGGCGGGGTGCTCATCGTCGCGCTCCACGTGA
- a CDS encoding DegV family protein — MRQRVAIVTDSTASIPHDVAEQLGISVVQLELKVGDERNDERRVPHPTLAQAMRDGIPVETGEPPPPAFYWNYTDAAASGAEAIISIHISEGLSRTCESARAAATEIGIPVYVVDSRLVGLGLGFPVMAAAEAAVAGATPQGVMSVLDRRLRTTTQLLYVDTLEYLHRGGRIGRAQAWLGQALSIKPVLVLKEGIIDQLAKAFGPDRALKKAVANAVQRSGSGPVDIGVEHFQFADRAQRVLDDLRSQLPQVRRITLEETSAVLGAHVGPGALGVTISPAT; from the coding sequence ATGAGGCAACGCGTCGCCATCGTGACCGACTCGACGGCTTCCATCCCGCACGACGTCGCCGAGCAGCTGGGCATCTCCGTCGTCCAACTGGAGCTCAAGGTCGGCGACGAGCGGAACGACGAGCGCCGGGTGCCGCACCCGACGCTGGCCCAGGCGATGCGCGACGGCATCCCGGTGGAGACCGGCGAACCGCCACCACCGGCCTTCTACTGGAACTACACGGACGCCGCCGCCTCCGGCGCCGAGGCGATCATCTCCATCCACATCTCGGAGGGCCTGTCCCGCACCTGCGAGTCCGCCCGCGCCGCGGCCACCGAGATCGGCATCCCCGTCTACGTGGTCGACTCCCGCCTGGTCGGCCTTGGCCTGGGCTTCCCGGTGATGGCCGCGGCCGAGGCCGCCGTCGCCGGCGCGACCCCGCAGGGCGTGATGAGCGTGCTGGACCGGCGTCTGCGCACCACCACGCAGCTGCTCTACGTAGACACCCTGGAGTACTTGCACCGCGGCGGCCGGATCGGGCGCGCCCAGGCCTGGCTCGGCCAGGCTCTGTCGATCAAGCCGGTGCTGGTCCTCAAGGAAGGCATCATCGACCAGCTGGCGAAGGCCTTCGGACCGGACCGGGCGCTCAAGAAGGCGGTCGCGAACGCGGTCCAGCGATCCGGCAGCGGTCCGGTCGACATCGGTGTCGAGCACTTCCAGTTCGCCGATCGCGCCCAGCGCGTGCTCGACGACCTGCGCTCCCAACTTCCCCAGGTCCGCCGCATCACCCTTGAGGAAACGAGCGCGGTCCTTGGCGCACACGTCGGGCCCGGCGCCCTGGGCGTGACGATCTCTCCCGCCACTTAA
- a CDS encoding electron transfer flavoprotein subunit alpha/FixB family protein has product MAEVLVLVDHVDGEVKKVTYELLTAARRLGEPSAVVVGEPGTTGTLAESLAAYGAAKVYAAESAGASEFLVTPQVRVLANLVGSAGPAAVLVSASIDGKEIAGRLAIRIGSGLLSEVVDLDADGVGAHSLFGGAYDAKAKVTKGTPVVTVLPGAIEPEQAAGAAAVESVEVPAATGAKITGRQPAEAGDRPELTEASIVVSGGRGVGSAESFEVVEKLADSLGAAVGASRAAVDSGYYPHQFQVGQTGKTVSPQLYIALGISGAIQHRAGMQTSKTIVAVNKDPEAPIFEIADFGVVGDLFKVAPQLAEEITKRKG; this is encoded by the coding sequence ATGGCTGAGGTTCTGGTCCTCGTCGATCATGTGGACGGCGAGGTCAAGAAGGTCACGTACGAGCTGCTGACGGCGGCGCGTCGGTTGGGTGAGCCGTCCGCGGTCGTGGTGGGCGAGCCTGGTACCACCGGCACGCTCGCCGAGAGCCTCGCGGCTTATGGTGCGGCGAAGGTGTATGCGGCGGAGTCCGCGGGGGCGTCGGAGTTCCTGGTGACCCCGCAGGTGCGTGTGCTGGCCAACCTGGTTGGCAGCGCCGGCCCGGCGGCGGTGCTGGTATCGGCGTCGATCGACGGCAAGGAGATCGCCGGTCGGCTGGCGATCCGCATCGGTTCGGGTCTGCTGTCGGAGGTCGTGGACCTCGACGCCGACGGTGTGGGGGCGCACTCGCTGTTCGGTGGCGCCTACGACGCCAAGGCGAAGGTCACCAAGGGCACGCCGGTCGTCACGGTGCTGCCGGGTGCGATCGAGCCCGAGCAGGCCGCGGGCGCGGCTGCGGTCGAGTCGGTGGAGGTTCCGGCCGCTACGGGTGCGAAGATCACCGGTCGGCAGCCCGCCGAGGCCGGGGACCGCCCGGAGCTCACCGAGGCCTCGATCGTGGTCTCCGGTGGCCGTGGTGTCGGTTCGGCGGAGTCGTTCGAGGTCGTGGAGAAGCTGGCCGACAGCCTGGGTGCCGCGGTGGGTGCCTCGCGTGCGGCGGTGGATTCCGGCTACTACCCGCACCAGTTCCAGGTCGGGCAGACCGGTAAGACCGTGTCCCCGCAGCTGTACATCGCGCTGGGCATCTCCGGTGCGATCCAGCACCGGGCCGGTATGCAGACCTCCAAGACGATCGTCGCGGTGAACAAGGACCCCGAGGCCCCGATCTTCGAGATCGCCGACTTCGGCGTCGTGGGTGACCTGTTCAAGGTCGCCCCGCAGCTCGCCGAGGAGATCACCAAGCGCAAGGGCTGA
- a CDS encoding electron transfer flavoprotein subunit beta/FixA family protein, with the protein MNIVVLVKQVPDTYSERKLSAADHTLDRESADAVLDEINERAVEEALLIKEAQGGEVTVVCMGPERATDAIRKALSMGADKAVHLSDEALHGTDAPSTARALAKVIGTLEGVDLVIAGNEATDGRTGAVPAMVAEVLGWPQLTFARKVGTDGSSVKIERETDAGILNVEAALPAVVSVTEKINEPRYPSFKGIMAAKKKPVSVLSLADAGIDAGEVGLAGAGSQVVESAPKPPKSGGVKVTDEGEGGVAVAEFLAGEKLL; encoded by the coding sequence ATGAACATCGTCGTCCTGGTCAAGCAGGTGCCCGACACGTATTCCGAGCGGAAGCTGTCTGCTGCGGATCACACCCTGGACCGCGAGTCGGCCGATGCGGTGTTGGATGAGATCAACGAGCGCGCGGTGGAGGAAGCGCTGTTGATCAAGGAGGCCCAGGGCGGCGAGGTGACCGTCGTGTGCATGGGTCCGGAGCGTGCCACGGATGCGATCCGCAAGGCGCTGTCGATGGGTGCCGACAAGGCGGTGCACCTCTCGGACGAGGCGCTGCACGGCACGGATGCGCCGTCGACCGCTCGCGCGCTGGCGAAGGTCATCGGGACCCTCGAGGGTGTTGATCTGGTGATCGCCGGTAACGAGGCCACGGATGGCCGCACCGGAGCGGTGCCGGCGATGGTGGCCGAGGTGCTGGGCTGGCCGCAGCTGACCTTCGCCCGCAAGGTCGGGACCGACGGCTCGAGTGTGAAGATCGAGCGGGAGACCGACGCGGGGATCCTGAACGTCGAGGCGGCGTTGCCGGCGGTGGTGTCGGTGACGGAGAAGATCAACGAGCCGCGGTACCCGTCGTTCAAGGGCATCATGGCCGCGAAGAAGAAGCCGGTCAGCGTGTTGTCGCTGGCGGATGCCGGGATCGACGCGGGCGAGGTGGGGCTGGCAGGCGCCGGTTCGCAGGTGGTGGAGTCGGCGCCGAAGCCGCCGAAGTCCGGTGGTGTGAAGGTCACCGACGAGGGCGAGGGTGGCGTGGCGGTCGCCGAGTTCCTGGCCGGCGAGAAGCTGCTCTGA